From Phragmites australis chromosome 5, lpPhrAust1.1, whole genome shotgun sequence, a single genomic window includes:
- the LOC133918767 gene encoding protein neprosin-like encodes MDVYGLELKHGQWSSTSVWVTHNGDGSKSSYNSVIVGWHIYPELYGDSRPRFHTYWTRDGYQATGCFNMDCPGFIAADGAMVAPGAVISPVSDAKNGHLQNITLKVFKDKTSGDWWIYYGFNSVPTAVGYYPKSLFTSMAENANQIKFGAFAASARTLPSPPIGNGVLPYSGQGRAASFTNLSLVDQDGRNNPIMDDLPTVVSNSQCYSVTPIAYASFFYGGPGSCI; translated from the exons ATGGATGTGTATGGCCTTGAGCTAAAACACGGCCAGTGGAGTTCAACTTCAGTTTGGGTTACTCATAATGGAGATGGTTCGAAATCAAGCTATAATTCGGTTATTGTTGGATGGCAT atttACCCAGAACTGTATGGAGACTCTCGTCCTCGCTTCCATACTTATTGGACG aGAGATGGATATCAAGCAACTGGGTGCTTCAACATGGACTGTCCTGGTTTCATAGCAGCGGACGGTGCTATGGTAGCGCCGGGTGCTGTTATAAGCCCAGTTTCTGATGCTAAGAATGGACACCTACAGAATATCACACTCAAAGTGTTTAAG GACAAGACAAGTGGGGACTGGTGGATTTACTACGGTTTCAACAGTGTACCCACGGCGGTTGGCTATTACCCAAAGTCACTATTCACGTCCATGGCAGAAAATGCAAACCAAATCAAATTTGGTGCCTTCGCGGCCTCTGCCAGGACGCTCCCATCTCCTCCAATAGGAAACGGTGTCCTCCCGTATAGCGGCCAGGGCCGTGCAGCATCTTTCACCAACTTGAGCCTCGTTGATCAGGACGGAAGGAACAATCCCATCATGGATGACTTACCCACAGTTGTGAGCAATAGCCAATGTTACTCAGTTACTCCTATTGCTTATGCTTCGTTCTTTTATGGTGGGCCTGGAAGTTGCATCTAA
- the LOC133918763 gene encoding pentatricopeptide repeat-containing protein At3g16010-like yields the protein MARRASCFLAVRGISSSPCLARRLKQTESEIVQMFRPPASRSEGAIAAIVPRYTNSVRVLDERFIRILKIFKWGPDAEKALEVLMLRVDHWLVREVMKTDVGVNVKMQFFRWAAKRRNYEHDTSTYMALIHCLEIVEQYGEMWKMIQEMVRNPICVVTPTELSDVIRMLGNAKMISKAIAIFYQIKARKCQPTAQAYNSMIIMLMHEGQYEKVHELYNEMSNEGHCFPDTVTYSALISAFCKLNRRDSAIQLLNEMKENGMQPTAKIYTMLIALFFKLDDVHGALSLFEEMKYQYCQPDVFTYTELIRGLGKAGRIDEAYHFFHEMQREGCRPDTVVMNNMINFLGKAGRLDDAMKLFQEMGMLRCIPNVVTYNTIIKALFESKSRASEVPSWFERMKGSGISPSSFTFSILIDGFCKTNRIEKAMMLLEEMDEKGFPPCPAAYCSLIDALGKAKRYDLACELFQELKENCGSSSARVYAVMIKHLGKAGRLDDAINMFDEMNKLGCTPNVYAYNALMSGLARTGMLDEALTTMRRMQEHGCIPDINSYNVILNGLAKTGGPHRAMEMLLNMKHSAVKPDAVSYNTVLGALSHAGMFEEAAKLMKEMNALGFQYDLITYSSILEAIGKVDHE from the exons ATGGCGCGCCGCGCCTCATGCTTCCTCGCGGTCCGCGGGATCTCCTCGTCGCCGTGCCTCGCGCGGAGGCTCAAGCAAACAG AAAGTGAGATTGTTCAAATGTTCCGCCCTCCAGCTAGTCGGAGTGAGGGGGCAATAGCAGCTATTGTGCCAAGGTACACGAATTCTGTGCGTGTCTTGGATGAGAGGTTCATTAGGATCCTGAAGATATTCAAGTGGGGACCTGATGCTGAGAAGGCACTGGAGGTTCTAATGCTTAGAGTTGATCACTGGTTAGTACGGGAGGTTATGAAAACAGATGTTGGGGTCAATGTGAAGATGCAATTCTTCAGATGGGCTGCAAAGAGGAGGAATTATGAGCATGACACATCCACTTACATGGCCTTGATACACTGTTTGGAGATAGTAGAGCAGTATGGTGAGATGTGGAAGATGATCCAAGAAATGGTACGGAACCCCATTTGTGTTGTCACCCCAACAGAGCTGTCAGATGTAATTCGTATGCTAGGGAATGCTAAGATGATCAGCAAGGCGATTGCAATCTTTTACCAAATCAAGGCACGGAAGTGTCAGCCAACTGCTCAGGCCTATAATAGCATGATAATCATGTTGATGCATGAGGGGCAATATGAGAAAGTCCATGAACTATACAATGAGATGAGCAATGAGGGCCATTGCTTCCCTGACACTGTGACATACAGCGCACTCATTTCTGCTTTCTGCAAACTCAATCGCCGTGATTCAGCAATTCAGTTGTTGAATGAGATGAAGGAGAACGGAATGCAGCCAACTGCTAAGATATATACCATGTTAATAGCTTTGTTCTTCAAACTGGATGATGTTCATGGAGCGTTAAGTTTGTTTGAAGAGATGAAGTATCAGTATTGCCAACCAGATGTGTTTACATACACAGAGTTGATCAGAGGCCTTGGTAAAGCTGGGAGAATTGACGAAGCATATCACTTCTTCCATGAAATGCAGAGAGAAGGCTGCAGACCAGACACAGTTGTTATGAATAATATGATAAATTTCTTAGGCAAGGCTGGTCGTTTGGATGATGCTATGAAGTTGTTTCAGGAGATGGGAATGTTGCGGTGCATCCCTAATGTGGTGACGTACAATACTATTATAAAAGCACTTTTTGAATCAAAATCTCGTGCTTCTGAGGTTCCATCGTGGTTTGAGAGAATGAAGGGAAGTGGAATCTCCCCCAGTTCATTTACATTTTCCATTCTGATTGACGGATTCTGCAAAACCAACAGGATAGAAAAGGCCATGATGCTACTGGAGGAGATGGACGAAAAGGGCTTCCCTCCATGTCCAGCAGCGTATTGCAGCCTGATTGATGCACTTGGAAAAGCTAAGCGCTATGATCTTGCATGTGAACTTTTTCAGGAACTAAAAGAAAATTGTGGCTCCTCCAGTGCTCGAGTGTATGCAGTTATGATAAAACACTTAGGAAAGGCTGGACGGCTTGATGATGCTATAAATATGTTTGATGAGATGAACAAACTCGGTTGCACTCCTAATGTTTATGCTTACAATGCTCTTATGTCTGGATTAGCAAGAACAGGCATGCTTGATGAAGCTCTTACTACAATGAGAAGAATGCAAGAGCATGGGTGTATTCCTGATATCAATTCATACAATGTTATCTTGAATGGGTTGGCTAAAACAGGAGGACCTCATCGTGCAATggagatgcttttgaacatgaAACACTCTGCAGTAAAACCAGATGCTGTCTCTTATAATACTGTTCTTGGTGCCTTGAGTCATGCTGGCATGTTTGAGGAGGCAGCTAAGCTGATGAAAGAGATGAATGCATTGGGATTTCAGTATGATCTCATTACATATTCATCTATACTTGAGGCGATTGGAAAGGTTGATCATGAATAA
- the LOC133918765 gene encoding protein CfxQ homolog, which yields MPGSQNGRPRPAKAETIHGLARAGDLAGVQRKLRESPALLNDKNPVMCQTPLHVAAGYNNTEIVKFLLNWQGTETVDLEAKNMYGETPLHMAVKNSSCESTNLLLERGAHIEAKANNGMTPLHLAVWHALQSGHCGTISVLLSYNADCFAKDDEGKMPLNHIPGGAGREKLLKLLSRHMEEQRKRKAFMSCREGKAMAEFEEAISQIVGLQELKMQLRRWARGMLFDEKRRAMGLEIANRRAPHMAFLGNPGTGKTMVARILGKLLHMVGILPTDKVTEVQRTDLVGEFVGHTGPKTRRKIQDAEGGILFVDEAYRLIPMQKSDDKDYGLEALEEIMSVMDSGKIVVIFAGYCEPMKRVITSNDGFCRRVTKFFYFDDFSTTELAEILYMKMKSPSESSLLYGFKLHLSCCIEAIGELIARETTEEQRKQMNGGLVDTLLVNARENLDLRLDFNCNDVDTMITITLEDLEAGLRQISRQRQLQ from the exons ATGCCGGGGAGCCAGAACGGGCGGCCGCGGCCAGCCAAGGCCGAGACCATCCACGGCCTCGCGCGCGCCGGCGACCTCGCCGGCGTCCAGAGGAAGCTGCGGGAGAGCCCCGCTCTCCTCAATGACAAGAACCCCGTG ATGTGTCAAACACCGCTTCATGTTGCTGCTGGCTACAATAATACTGAAATAGTCAAATTCTTGCTTAATTGGCAAGGTACAGAAACGGTTGATCTGGAGGCAAAGAACATG TATGGAGAGACTCCTCTGCATATGGCAGTGAAAAATAGTTCTTGTGAATCAACAAATCTACTCCTTGAACGTGGTGCACACATAGAAGCCAAAGCCAAT AACGGCATGACACCATTGCATTTAGCTGTCTGGCATGCACTTCAAAGTGGACATTGCGGTACTATCAGCGTGTTATTAAGCTACAACGCAGATTGCTTTGCAAAAGATGAT GAAGGCAAAATGCCCTTAAATCATATTCCTGGAGGAGCTGGTAGAGAGAAGCTGCTGAAGCTCCTCAGTCGTCACATGGAAGAGCAAAGAAAACGGAAAGCTTTCATGTCATGCCGCGAAGGGAAAGCAATGGCGGAGTTTGAAGAGGCGATATCACAAATTGTTGGATTGCAAGAGTTAAAAATGCAATTACGTCGATGGGCAAGGGGAATGCTTTTTGATGAGAAGCGACGGGCCATGGGCTTAGAGATTGCTAACAGAAGAGCTCCCCATATGGCATTTCTTGGCAATCCAGGAACTg GTAAAACTATGGTTGCTCGAATCCTTGGAAAGCTCCTTCATATGGTTGGAATTCTCCCTACTGACAAAGTAACTGAAGTTCAGCGAACTGATCTCGTTGGAGAATTTGTCGGGCATACTGGACCAAAGACTAGGAGGAAG ATACAGGATGCTGAGGGAGGCATTCTTTTCGTGGATGAAGCTTACAGGTTGATACCAATGCAAAAATCGGATGACAAGGATTATGGTTTAGAAGCCTTGGAGGAGATAATGTCTGTAATGGACAGTGGCAAGATAGTTGTGATATTTGCTGGGTACTGTGAGCCAATGAAGCGTGTCATCACCTCAAATGATGGCTTCTGCAGGAGGGTCACGAAATTCTTCTATTTTGACGATTTCAGCACGACAGAATTAGCAGAGATCTTatatatgaagatgaagagccCAAGCGAGAGTAGTTTACTTTACGGGTTCAAGCTGCACCTAAGCTGCTGCATCGAGGCCATTGGAGAGCTGATTGCCAGAGAGACCACCGAAGAGCAGCGGAAACAGATGAATGGAGGCCTTGTAGACACGCTGCTTGTCAATGCCCGCGAAAACCTGGATTTACGCCTTGATTTCAACTGCAATGATGTTGATACTATGATCACGATCACATTGGAAGACCTTGAAGCAGGCCTTCGACAGATCTCCAGGCAACGTCAGTTGCAGTGA
- the LOC133918766 gene encoding uncharacterized protein LOC133918766, whose protein sequence is MYSGAGNVMLLAETEDMISDLKQGELSLIDYIAELKRLWADVDHYDPIELPHANCVAWVKKWLEKRRFLQFLRGLNSEFEGRRATIFHQTTLLSLEEAIAAMAQEELRLKVMRGTTSPPSRPVFAATRTIEARKYFNCGDTGHLIRDYPKSFRPNRGRGRGSSKGALRGGGGRGGKGGYRANVVGIEEEHFKAGETSSVLPEESKQLRGKGGSSGDQDQEVHSGDFINFAYVNEGETNREASWECNQA, encoded by the exons ATGTATTCTGGAGCTGGTAATGTGATGTTATTGGCTGAAACAGAGGACATGATTAGTGATCTCAAACAGGGGGAGCTGTCTTTGATAGATTATATTGCAGAACTGAAGCGATTGTGGGCTGATGTGGATCACTATGATCCTATTGAGTTACCACATGCTAATTGTGTAGCTTGGGTAAAAAAGTGGTTAGAAAAAAGGAGATTCCTTCAGTTCTTGAGAGGCCTAAACTCAGAATTTGAGGGAAGACGTGCCACTATATTTCATCAAACCACTCTCCTTAGTTTAGAGGAGGCCATAGCTGccatggcacaagaggagtTGAGACTAAAGGTGATGAGGGGAACTACCTCCCCTCCATCGCGTCCTGTTTTTGCAGCAACCAGAACTATTGAGGcaagaaaatattttaattGTGGTGATACAGGACACTTGATTCGTGATTATCCTAAATCATTTAGGCCCAACcgtggaagaggaagaggcagtAGCAAGGGTGCTTTGAGGGGTGGCGGAGGCCGTGGAGGTAAAGGTGGCTACAGAGCCAATGTAGTTGGCATAGAAGAGGAGCATTTCAAAGCAGGTGAGACTTCATCAGTTTTACCTGAAGAATCAAAACAATTGAGAGGAAAAGGTGGAAGCTCTGGAGATCAGGATCAAGAGGTTCACAGTGGTGATTTCATCAACTTTGCCTACGTGAATGAAG gAGAGACGAACAGGGAGGCATCTTGGGAGTGCAACCAGGCGTAG